The nucleotide sequence TTTCTTGTCCTTGCAAGTTCATTCTTCCTCTTATCATAGATTATTCCAAGTCCTTCAAGCCCATCCAATGCTTTACCTCTTATTGTTGAACTCATCTCACCAACACCTGCGGTGAATACAATGGCATCAACTCTTCCAAGAACTGCAAAGTAGGCACCGATGTACTTTTTGAGTCTATAGGCTTCAATCTCAATGGCAAGTTGAGCCCTCTCATCTCCTTCTCTTGCTGCCTTCTCAATATCTCTCCTATCTGCATACTTCCCAGTGATACCAAGGAGTCCGCTCTTCTTATTTAAAATTTTATCAATCTCATCAACGGTAAGGTTCTCCTTTCTCATCATGAAGAAATCTATTCCTGCATCATGGTCTCCTGCCCTTGTCCCCATGACAAGTCCTTCAAGGGGTGTAAGTCCCATAGAGGTATCCACTGAAATACCATTCTTTACTGCATCTGCACTTGCTCCATTTCCAATGTGAAGTGAGATAAGGTTTGTCTCAAAGGGATCTTTACCAAGTAGTACTGCCGCTCTCTTGGCTACATACAGAAGGGATGTTCCGTGAAATCCATACCTACGAACTCCATACTTCTCATACCACTCATATGGAAGTGCATAGATGTATGCATGTTTAGGCATTGTTTGATGCCATGCAGTATCCATTATTGCACAGTGGGGAACATCTGGGAGAATCTCCTTTGCAGCTCTAACTCCCATGAGGTTTGGTGGATTGTGGAGGGGAGCGAGGGGGGAAAGTTCTTCAAAGACTTTTAAAAATTCCTCATCAATAATCACAGATTTGG is from Caldisericia bacterium and encodes:
- a CDS encoding acetate kinase; the encoded protein is MDILTLNCGSSSVKYLLYSWDKKRTLARGIVERVTIGGSFIRHLVPGRKEVKIEHECPDHREAIKLIIDTLLDPEIGAIKDLKSIKGVGHRMVHGGEKFAKSVIIDEEFLKVFEELSPLAPLHNPPNLMGVRAAKEILPDVPHCAIMDTAWHQTMPKHAYIYALPYEWYEKYGVRRYGFHGTSLLYVAKRAAVLLGKDPFETNLISLHIGNGASADAVKNGISVDTSMGLTPLEGLVMGTRAGDHDAGIDFFMMRKENLTVDEIDKILNKKSGLLGITGKYADRRDIEKAAREGDERAQLAIEIEAYRLKKYIGAYFAVLGRVDAIVFTAGVGEMSSTIRGKALDGLEGLGIIYDKRKNELARTRNAETEITGEGSKVRIFVIPTDEEIVFVEDTVALIEGRYDVHTRFKYSFEDPNYRNLEREEALKEELKEKPELAEVIVRPPGQK